The following are from one region of the Gossypium hirsutum isolate 1008001.06 chromosome D03, Gossypium_hirsutum_v2.1, whole genome shotgun sequence genome:
- the LOC107927159 gene encoding homeobox protein BEL1 homolog: MDDKSTGFCYSTMPTHLVNQIQSFESNPEMFNLTTGMEMIGFFNKNGSNTTTTGTPSCSKAVNESTTEFYQHAEFTTGLEVGTESSGPWQDDSSFRCVFPCEGNERPSQGLSLSLSSSNPTTIGVQSFELKQVGHGYDNQHDDMRFIGSSSSSREGFFAKPANHHHHQGEFQLRNSKYLGPTQELLNEFCSLAMKQMDASKQKQSIHKGNKQWDDENGGSSSMKQPLHSLDFMELQKRKTKLLSMLEELDRRYKHYCDQMKAVVLSFEAVAGIGAASVYSALASKAMSRHFRSLRDGIVGQIQATRKAMGEKDPVAPGTTKGETPRLRILDQALRQQRSYHQMNMMESHPWRPQRGLPERSVSVLRAWLFEHFLHPYPSDVDKHILARQTGLSRSQVSNWFINARVRLWKPMVEEMYLEETKEHENNNMASPNGATNTNQNDQKPTPDQLVRVDSECLSSIVTNLDKNDPKSAKTIETHHSLHHHHHHHQQQSFATYGAMELDFSSYNHHQAAASNGGGVSLTLGLQQHGGNNGVSLAFSPTSQSSLFYPRSDQIEDCQPVQYSLLDGEGQHLPYRSLMGAQLLHDLAG, translated from the exons ATGGATGATAAATCAACTGGTTTTTgctattcaaccatgccaacccATCTCGTGAATCAGATCCAAAGCTTTGAATCCAACCCGGAGATGTTTAACTTAACAACAGGCATGGAGATGATAGGATTCTTCAATAAAAATGGAAGCAACACCACCACCACAGGTACTCCTTCTTGTTCCAAGGCTGTTAATGAGTCAACGACCGAGTTCTATCAACATGCCGAGTTCACAACTGGGTTAGAAGTTGGAACTGAGTCATCAGGTCCTTGGCAAGATGATTCTTCTTTCAGGTGTGTTTTCCCTTGCGAAGGAAACGAGAGACCAAGTCAAGGTCTTTCACTCTCTCTTTCATCAAGTAATCCCACTACCATTGGGGTACAATCTTTTGAGCTGAAGCAAGTTGGTCATGGCTATGATAATCAACATGATGATATGAGGTTCATTGGTTCTTCATCAAGTTCTAGAGAGGGTTTCTTTGCAAAGCCTgcaaatcatcatcatcatcaagggGAGTTCCAATTGAGGAATTCAAAGTACTTGGGACCAACTCAAGAGCTTTTGAATGAGTTTTGTAGCCTTGCGATGAAACAAATGGATGCATCGAAACAAAAGCAATCGATCCATAAGGGTAATAAACAATGGGATGATGAGAATGGAGGTAGCTCTTCAATGAAACAACCCCTTCATTCCCTAGATTTCATGGAGTTGCAGAAAAGAAAAACCAAGCTGCTTTCAATGCTAGAAGAG TTGGATAGAAGATACAAGCACTATTGTGATCAAATGAAAGCCGTGGTATTGTCCTTCGAAGCAGTGGCCGGCATCGGCGCGGCATCGGTGTATTCGGCTTTAGCATCGAAAGCGATGTCAAGGCATTTTAGAAGCTTAAGAGATGGCATCGTTGGCCAAATTCAAGCTACTAGGAAAGCCATGGGAGAAAAAGACCCAGTTGCACCAGGGACAACCAAAGGTGAAACACCAAGGCTAAGGATACTCGACCAAGCTTTGAGGCAACAAAGGTCTTATCATCAAATGAACATGATGGAATCACATCCATGGAGACCCCAAAGAGGCTTGCCCGAAAGATCAGTCTCGGTTCTTCGAGCTTGGTTATTTGAGCATTTTCTACACCC GTATCCAAGCGATGTTGATAAACATATCTTAGCCCGGCAAACCGGTCTCTCAAGAAGCCAG GTATCCAATTGGTTCATTAATGCAAGAGTGAGACTATGGAAACCAATGGTAGAAGAAATGTATTTGGAAGAAACAAAGGAACATGAAAACAACAACATGGCCTCACCAAATGGAGCCACTAATACTAATCAAAATGATCAAAAACCAACCCCGGACCAGCTTGTTCGAGTTGACTCAGAATGTCTATCTTCCATTGTCACAAACCTAGATAAAAACGATCCAAAAAGTGCCAAAACCATTGAAACCCATCACAGCTtgcatcaccatcaccatcatcatcaacaacaaaGCTTTGCAACTTATGGTGCCATGGAATTGGACTTCTCTTCCTACAATCATCATCAAGCAGCAGCATCTAACGGTGGAGGTGTGTCATTGACGTTAGGGTTACAACAACATGGTGGGAATAATGGGGTGAGCTTAGCATTCTCCCCAACTTCACAAAGTTCATTGTTTTACCCTAGATCGGACCAAATTGAAGATTGTCAACCGGTTCAGTACTCACTTTTAGATGGTGAAGGACAGCATTTGCCTTATAGGAGCTTGATGGGTGCTCAATTGCTACATGATTTGGCTGGTTag